The following nucleotide sequence is from Candidatus Cloacimonadota bacterium.
CCCAATCCGCTGGAGTATCAAACCATCTGCTCTCTGGTGCGAAAATATAAGGTAACGTATTTGGTGGCCACACCCTCTTTCTTTTACGGCTATCTGCAGAAATCGGAGCCAGGCGATTTTGCCAGCATCCGCTTTGCCATTGCCGGAGCAGACAAACTTCAGGTCAAGGTTTACGATGGCTTCCTGAAGAAGCACGGCATCACCATTTTTGAAGGCTATGGCACAACAGAAACCTCGCCGGTGATCTCTGTGAACAGGCCGGGAGCCCACAAGCCTGGCAGCATCGGCCCTCCCCTGCCAGGGGTGAAGGTGCGCATCCTGGACATCGACACCGGTGAGACCCTCGGCCCCAACCTGGAAGGAAAAATACTGGTTAAAGGCGACCTCGTAATGGAAGGTTATTATAATGATTACGAAGAAACTTCCATGCGCATCCGCAACGGCTGGTACGACACCGGCGACATCGGAATCATCGATAACGACGGATTCCTTTGGCACCGGGGCCGGCTCAAACGCTTTGTGAAAGTGGGCGGGGAGATGGTCTCGCTGGTAAATGTGGAGGATGTGCTGAGCCACCTGCTGCCTGAAGACGTGATCTGTTGCGTGGTGGACATCCCCAATCCCACCAAGGGAGCAGATGTGGTGGCAGCCGTCGCCAACGGCAATTTCGACAAACACAAGGTGCTGAAACAGCTCAAGAAGCAGCTTCCCAGCATCGCGGTGCCGCGCCAATTTTACATTATAGACAACATCCCGATGATGTCCAGCGGAAAGGTTAACTTCCGTGAAGTGGAAAAGATTTGCCGCTCCCGTAGCGCCAAAGGAGAGAAGAAATAGCCAAGACAGACAAACTGGCCGCTTTGGCCAACCGGATTCCCGGCCAAATCGAAGAACTGCGCGCTGTGGCAGAGCAAATCAACCTGCACGGCTGGGCTGAGGCCAACGCGGGCAACGTTTCCGTTAACGTGAGCGCTGAGGCTCAAGAGCTCTTTGGTGCTGATCACAACTGGTTTTTGGTCTCGCGCAGCGGCAGCCGTTACCGCCAGATGGCCCGCGACCCCCTTTCCCAAATGCTGCTGGTGCGTATAGACGGTTCCAGCGAGAAACACTATCCCGAAACTGCCAGGCCAACCTCGGAATGGAGTTGCCACAAGCTGTTGCAGAAGCATTTCCTGGAAACCGGTCGAGCGGACAAAGTTGTGTTGCACGCCCATCCCAACAGCATCATTCTGCTCAGCCAGCTTAATCTGTATGCGGATGAAAGTGCCTTAAATGCCTTGCTGCGTGAAGCTTTGGCAGAACTGGAGCTGTTTCTGCCGGAAGGAATAGCTGCCCCTGCCGCAGCCCCTCCAGGCTCGCAGGAATTGGCGGAATTGAGCCTCAGGGCCATCAAGCAACGCAAAGCCCTGATCTGGCCAGGGCACGGGCTGGTTTGCACAGGAATTTCTGCCAACACCGCTCTGGA
It contains:
- a CDS encoding AMP-binding protein, with the protein product PNPLEYQTICSLVRKYKVTYLVATPSFFYGYLQKSEPGDFASIRFAIAGADKLQVKVYDGFLKKHGITIFEGYGTTETSPVISVNRPGAHKPGSIGPPLPGVKVRILDIDTGETLGPNLEGKILVKGDLVMEGYYNDYEETSMRIRNGWYDTGDIGIIDNDGFLWHRGRLKRFVKVGGEMVSLVNVEDVLSHLLPEDVICCVVDIPNPTKGADVVAAVANGNFDKHKVLKQLKKQLPSIAVPRQFYIIDNIPMMSSGKVNFREVEKICRSRSAKGEKK
- a CDS encoding sugar-phosphate aldolase; translation: MANRIPGQIEELRAVAEQINLHGWAEANAGNVSVNVSAEAQELFGADHNWFLVSRSGSRYRQMARDPLSQMLLVRIDGSSEKHYPETARPTSEWSCHKLLQKHFLETGRADKVVLHAHPNSIILLSQLNLYADESALNALLREALAELELFLPEGIAAPAAAPPGSQELAELSLRAIKQRKALIWPGHGLVCTGISANTALDHLEVVEKAAAIALYKFLLTKSAPC